DNA from Asanoa sp. WMMD1127:
GCACCTGCGGGTCTGCCTGACCTGCGGGCACGTGGCCTGTTGCGACTCGTCGCAGCCCCGGCACGCGACCAAGCACGCCCACGCCACCGGCCACCCGGTCATCCAGTCCGCCGAGGTCGGCGAGTCGTGGCGCTGGTGCTACCCCGACGAGCTGCTCGGCTGAGAGTTTCGATAACGGTTTCGCTTTCCCGACCAGCGGTGTACGGTGCCCGAACACCCCTGCGATCGAAGGTTTTCGAAATTTATGGCGGGCACCGGCCGACCGACCATGGCGGAGATCGCCAAAGAGGCCAACGTCGCGATCTCCACGGTGTCCAAAGTGCTCAACGGCCACACCGACGTGTCGGCCGCGACCCGCAGCCGGGTGGAGCGCCTGCTCGCGGAGCGGGGCTACCGCCGACCACGTGCCGTGCGCCGCGCCGGCCGGGGCAGTGACCTCGTCGACCTGGTGATCAACGACCTCGACAGCGTCTGGGGCCTGGAGATCCTCTCGGGCGTCGAGGAGGTTTTGGAGGCGGCCGGCCACGCCCTGGTCGTCTCGACCGTCCACAACCGCCAGTCACTGACCCGCCGCTGGGTCGAGTCGGCGCTGGCCCGCGGCTCCCTCGGCGCGATCCTCGTGCTCTCGGAGCTCACCGGCCGCCAACACGCCGACCTCGACCGGCGCGGCCTCCCGATCGTCGTGGTCGACGGCGTGAGCCAACCGCCACCCGAGGTGGCGTCGATCGGAGCGACCAACTTCGCCGGCGGGTACGCGGCCGCCGAGCACCTCATCAGCCTTGGCCACCGCCGGATCGGCGCGATCGGCGGCCCGGAGCGCCTGCAGTGCACCCGGGCCCGCATCGCCGGCTACCGCGCGGCCCTGGAATCCGCCGGCCTGCCCGTGGACCGCCAACTGGTCCGCTACGGCAACTTCATGCACGAGGGCGGCCTCCGCGGCGCCCAGGCGCTGCTGGCCCTGCCGGACCCGCCGACCGCCATCTTCGCGGGCAGCGACCAACAGGCGACCGGCGTCTACGAAGCGGTGCGCCGCGCCGGCCGGACCATCCCCGCCGACGTCAGCGTGGTCGGCTTCGACGACCTGAACTTCGCCGAATGGACCGCGCCACCGCTGACCACGGTCCGCCAGCCCCTGCACGAGATGGGCGTGGCCGCGGCCCGGACGCTACTCCGCATCGTCAACGGCGAACGCCTCGAATCCACCCGCATCGAACTGGCCACCCACCTGGTGGTCCGCGGCAGCACGGCCTGACCGCCGTCGGCCGAGCATTCGGGCCGATCCGCCGTTGCGGCCGGCCCCCGGCTGGGCGGCGGGCTGGGGCGTCGCCGATCCGACCGCGGTCGCGGCCGAGGAAGTTGAGGCCGGTGCCCGAAACGCCGTGTGGTTGGCCGGACGAGCTGCCCGGGCTGGCCTCCTCTGCGGCCCGACTCGGTGGGCCATGTGCGTACATGCGAAGCATGTCGGCTTCGGCAGCGACTCACCGCCCTTCGGTGACCCCTCCACGCAGGCTTTGCTCTGCAGCCAAATACGCAACGCCCGACGGAGAGGGTGTTGCGTATTTGGCTGCAGAGCAAAGCCTGCGTGCCGAGGATCGCCGCCCGCCCGCCGGCCGGCCGGCTCGGCTAGGCGGCGGCGGAGCGGACGGTCAGGTGGTCGACTTGCGGAGTGGGCCCGTGAGCCAGGCTCGGGCCTCGTCGCGGTCGCGCAGGCGCACCACCGGGAGGTCGGGGCGGTCCTGTGCGAGGTGCAGCACGCGGGCGGAGTTCGCGTGGTGGGTGCGCCACGCCCAGCGCAGGATGTGGTCGCGGTCCGTGAAGACCGTCCACAGCGGACTCTCCACGTTGCCGTTCCACAGCTCCTGCCGCCGGAAGCGGCGCACGAAGGTGCGGCGGGTCAGTTGGCGCATGACCACCCCGCGCGGCAGGTCGAGCCAGATCAGCAGGTCGGCGCGGGCGGCCAGGCGGGCGCGGACCGCGCTGTACTGCCACTCCGTCACCCACTCCGGCTGCGCCGCGAAGCGCTCCACGTCCGCCTCGAAGGTCGGGCGCGGCGTCCACCCCGGGCCGTGGAAGAGGGAGTCGATCTCGATGTGCGGTGCGCCGAGCGTCGTGGCCGTCTGCCGGGCGACCGTCGTCTTGCCCGAGCCTGAGGTGCCCGCCACCAGCACCCGGTGCGGTCGGGTCGGCAGCGGGTCCGCCGCCGTGAGCAGAGGCGGGCTCATTCCGCGTGTTGGGCGAGTTCGGTCGCCGCCGCTTCCAGGCGGGCGGGGAACGCCGCCGGTTCCACCAGGTGGGTGACCAGCAGGACGGCGTGGCGGGCGGAGACGTCGGGTTCGACCGGTGGGTCGTCCGGGTCCGGCTCGTGGACGCCCAGCGCGCCGGCCAGCAACAACAGGAACACCTGCGGGTCGAGATCGGTCTGCCATTGTCGGGCGTCCGTGACGACCGCCGTCAGGGTGTCGCGGATGTCGTCGCTGCCGAGACCGTCCGGATGGCCCGACTCGAGGGCGTGGCGCACCACCGTGCCGAGCAGCAGGCCCACCTGGGCCGGGTCGTACGTGCCCAGCCGCGCGACGGCCGACGCGAAGGACGGCGCGTCGAGGGCGCCGGCCGCGCTCACCGCCTCCTCCGCGGCGTCGGCGATCGGTCGCGCCACCGCCGGTACGGCACTCCACCTGCGTCCCACGAGAGCCCAGCCTACGGGGTGAAGATCACGCTGACGTTCTGGCCGCCGAAGCCGAACGAGTTGCTCAGCACCGGGCCCGGCCGGACGCGGCGGGTGTCGCCGGCGACCACGTCCAGGGTCACGTCCTTGTCCTTGGACTCGAGGTTGAGCGTGCGCGGGATCACGCCCTCGACCGCGGAGAGCAGCGCGACGATGCCCTCGACCGCGCCGGCCGCGCCCACCAGGTGGCCGATGCTCGACTTCGGCGCGGTGAGCACCGCGTCGGGGCCCAGGGCCGCCACCACCGCGGCCGACTCGCCGACGTCGCCGACCACCGTCGACGTGGCGTGGCAGTTGACGTGGACGATGTCGGTGGGCGACAGGCCGGCGTCGGCCAGCGCCTTGCGGATCGCGCGGATCTGGCCGGCGGCGGTCGGGTCGGGGCCGGTGATGTGGTAGCCGTCGGCGGTGATGCCGAAGCCGGCCAGGCGGCCCAGCACCCGGGCGCCGCGGGCGGCGGCGAAGTCGGCGCGTTCGAGCACCATCGCGCCGGCGCCCTCGCCGAGGACGAAGCCGTCGCGTTCGGTGTCGAACGGCCGGGACGCGGCCTGCGGGTCGTCGTTGCGCCGGCTCAGCGTGCGGGCCTGGGCGAAGCCGGCGATGGTCAGCGGGTTGATGGCCGCCTCGGCGCCGCCGGCGATCACCACGTCGGCCTCGCCGTCGCGGATCAGCCGGGCGCCCAGCGCCAGCGCCTCGGCGCCCGACGCGCACGCCGAGACCGGGGTGTAGACGCCGGCGCGGGCCCCGTACTCGATGCTGATCCAGGCCGCCGGGCCGTTGGGCATGAGCATCGGGACGGTCAGCGGCGAGACCTTGCCCGGGCCGCGGGCTTCGATGAGGTCGTCCTGGTCGAGCAGCGTGTTGACGCCGCCGATCCCGGTGCCCATCGCCACCGCCAGCCGCTCCGGCTCGACCCCGGGCGCGCCGGCCGCCGCCCAGGCCTCGGCGGCGGCGACGAACGCGGCCTGCTCGGCGCGGTCCATCCGGCGCGCCTGCACCCGGGTCAGCACGTCGGCGGGGGAGACCGCCATCGGCGCCGCGATCTTGGCGGGCAGGTCGTCGGCGAACGCGAACCCGGCGACCAGGTCGTCGATCCGGCGGACCCCGGAGCGGCCGGCGAGCATGCCCTGCCACAGGGCCTCGACGTCGCCGCCGAGCGGGGTCGTCGCACCCAATCCGGTGACGACGACGTCGGCTGGGGTGGTGGACATGCCATAGTTGTATCGCATACAACTTAAGAGTGTCCACCGCAGTGCCGCCGCGGCTGCGCGGGCGGCGCACCCGTGCGCTGATCCTCGAGCAGGCCGTCCACCTCTTCGCCGAACGCGGGTTCGACCAGGTCAACGTGGCCGAGATCGCCGCGGCGGCCGGGGCGCATCCCCACCAGATCACCTACTACTTCGGCTCCAAGGACGCGCTCTTCGTGCACGCGGCGTTCCTGATGCTGTTACGCGACGCGGCCCGCATCGAGCCGATCGGCCGCCGGCAGCGCACTCCGGCGGCCTTCCGGGCGGCGCTGGCGCGCACCGCGTTGGCTCTGCCGTCCGTGCCCGCCGTGGTCGAGGCCATGTCGATCACCCGGCGCCGGCCGGAGCTGCGGTCCCTGGCCGAGCAGAATCTGACCGTGCTGTTCCGCCAGGCCGAGCACTACCTGACCGCGATCCTGACCCGCCGCGGCTGGAGCGTCGACCGCGCGCCGGAGGTCGAGGCCCGCACCTTCTGGAGCGCCGTGCTGGGCGCCCGGCTGATCGCGGAGTCCGGCTACCCGGGCACGTCCGCCGACGTCGACGTCGCCGGCGTCCTGACCGTCCACGCGTGACGGACCCGACGCGGCCGCGCGCCGCGCCGGGTCCGGGCGTTAGGAACGGTCCGTTCCTATGCGGAAAGCGTTAGGAACGGACCGTTCCTTGCCCTTCAGGTGCCGCGGGGGCGGTTGTAGAGGGCGCGCGACCAGAAGAAGCCGACGATCGACAGGACCACGCACCAGCCGACCGCCCACAGTGCACTGTCGCCGATGCCCGACCCCATCAACAGGCCGCGGATCGTTTCGATGACCGGGGTGTACGGCTGGTGCTCGGCGAACCAGGCGACCCCGGCCGGCATGGAGTCCGTGGGCAGGAACGCGCTCGAGATCAGCGGCAGGAACTGGAGGATCAGCGAAAGGCTGTTGGCACCCGCCACCGTCTTGGTGAGCAGGCCGAACGCCACCGCCAGCCAGGTCAGCGCGAACGTCAGCATGGCGAAGACGCCCAGCGCCGCCAGATATTCCACCGGCGTCGCCGACGGCCGGAAACCCAGCGCCAGCGCCACCCCGACGACCAGCACGACGCTGAGGATCGTGCGGACGAGGCTGCCGACCACCTGGCCGGTCAGCACGGACATGCGGGCGATCGACATCGTCCGGAGCCGGGCGATGAGGCCCTCCTGCATGTCCTGGTTGATTTTGATCGCGGTGGCGGCGGTGCCGGTGCCGGCGGCCATCAGGATGATGCCGGGCGCGATGTAGTCGACGTAGCGGCCGCCGCCCTCCGGCAGGAAGTCCGCGCCCAGCGCGTCGCCGAACACGCCGACGAACAACAGCAGGAAGAAGGCCGCCGTGCCGATGCCGCTGATCGTCATCATCGGGAAGCGCAGCGCGTGCGTGATGTCGCGGCGGAACAGCGTCACGGAGTCGAGCATGGCGGTGGTCATCGGGCACCATCCTTGGTGGACAGAGCGGCGGGGGAGGCCGGCGCGGTGGCGGTCAGGGCGAGGAACACGTCGTCGAGGTCGGGGGTGTGCACGGCCAGGCCGTCGGGCTCGACCCGCTCGTAGGCGAGCCGGTCCAGCAGCGTGCGCAGCGAGGCCACGCCGCCGTCGCCGGGCACGTCGAGGGTGAGCGCGTCGTCGTCGCGCGTACCGTCGGCGAACCGGCCCGCCGCGTGGTCCAGCCGCGCCGGGTCGCTGAACTGCAGCCGGACGTGGCCGCCCGGCACCAGCCGCTTCAGCTCGGTCGGCGAGCCCTGCGCGACCAGCACGCCCCCGTTGAGCACCGCGATGCGGTCGGCGAGCTGATCGGCCTCCTCGAGATATTGCGTGGTGAGGAAGATGGTGGTGCCGGCGGCGACCAGCTCACGGATGCTCTGCCACATCGTGTGCCGGCTGCGCGGGTCGAGGCCGGTGGTCGGCTCGTCGAGGAAGATGATCCGCGGCGTGCCGACCAGCGTCATGGCCAGGTCGAGCCGGCGTCGCATGCCCCCGGAGTACGTGGACGCGGGCCGCCCAGCCGCGTCGACCAGGTCGAAGCGCTCCAGCAGGTCGCTCACCCGCTGCCGGCCGGCGCGCTTGCCGAGGTGGCGCAGGTCGGCCATCAGCTGCAGGTTCTCCCGGCCGGTGAGGATGTTGTCGACCGCCGAGAACTGGCCGGTCACGCCGATCGCACTGCGTACTCCCTCGGGATTCCTGGCCAGGTCGTGGCCGCCCACGACGATCCGGCCGGCGTCCGGGGCCTGCAGGGTGGTGAGGATCTCGACGGTGGTGGTCTTGCCGGCGCCGTTCGGGCCGAGCAGCGAGAACACCGACCCCTCGGCGACGTGCAGGTCGATGCCGTCGAGCACGGTGTGCTTGCCGTACGCCTTGCGCAGGCCGGACACCTCTATCGCGGTCATGGTGCGTCCTTTCCAGGGCAGCATTGGTAGCCATGGCAGCACTGCTGCCGCGGCGGTGGGCGGGATTGATCGGGGGAGGGTCAGGCGCGCTGGATCGAGATGTCTCCGAAGTACGTGCGGGCGCGGATCTCGACCTTCTCGTCGGTCTCGTCGGGACCCGTCGTGCCGGCGAGGTTGTTGCGCACCGCGCCGTTCTTGACGTCGAGGTCGAGCCAGGCCGCGGTGCCGGTGGGGATGCCGACCTCGATCGAGCCGGCCGCCGTGTCGAGCGTGACCTGGCCCCGCACGGCCTCCCGGACGCGCAGGCTGCCGTTGGCGGTCTTCAGCGTCGCGCCGCCGGTGACCCGGTCGACGTCGATGCTGCCGTTGGCGCCGTTGGCCCGCAGCGTCCCGACGGCCTCGCCGATCCAGGTCTCGCCGCTGGAGTTCTTGACCACGGAAGCGCCCTCGACCTTGCCGACGTGCACCCGGCCGGTGCCGGTGGTCACCTCGGCGTCGCCGGCGGCGCGGTCGACCGTGATGTCGCCCGCCCCGGTCTCGAGCCGCAGCCGGCCGGTCTCGCCCAGCCGCAGCGCGCCGAAGCCGGACTTGTAGCGGGTCTCACCGAGCGCGCCGACGACCCGCAGGTCACCCGCGTCGGTGCTGCCGGTGAGCCGGGAGCCGGCCGGGACGGCGATGTCGACCTCGATCCGGCCGCTCGAGCCGGCGAACCAGCGCGCGAGGCCCTTCGGGGTGCGCACGGTCAGCCGGCCGTCGGCGTAGGCGACCTGGGTCTCCTCGACCATCTTGCGCGACCTGGCGTTGTTGTTGCCGGGCCGCACCTCGACCTCGGTCGTGTCCCGTTCGCTGGCGGTGACCCGCACGTGGCCGACGATGATGCTGATCTCGACGTCGATGGGCGTCGGGGTGTCGAAGGTGGGCATGGTGGTCCCCTCGTGTGGTGGTGACGATCGGTGGCTAGCGGACCCAACCGGTGAAGCGCTGGCCGGCGCCGCCGTCGGGGGCGCTGGTCGCGGGGCGGTGGCGGTCGGCGTCGAGCGCGGCGGCCGCGGCCCGGACGAGCCAGGTGTTGACGGAGACGTGGCCACTGGCCGCGGCGGCCTCGACCCGCGACTTGAGCTCATCGGGCAGGCGCAGGTTGATCCGGGCCGAGGCGGCGCCCGCGGTGAGCGCCTCGTCGACGGCCGGCTCGGCCGGTGCCGGAGTTGGTGTCGCCGTGGTGCCACTTGGCACCACGGCGACGACGAACTGCGGGTCGCGCCCCCGCAGCCGCACGTCGACCGAGCCGGGCGCCAGCTCACGGGTGATCTCGTCGGCCGCGGCGGAGAGCGCCTCGAGGAAGGCCAGGCGGACGGCCGAATCCAGGGGAGCGGTCAGCCGCTCGGCGAGCGCGCGGGCCTCTTCGCCACCGGCCTCGGCGGCGACGGCCAGCTCCTCGCGAAGCTTGTCGACGTAGGGCGTCAGGTCCATGGCACTACTATGGCACCACGTGGCACCACGCGCAAGTGCTCAGTAGCTCGGGAGGTCGATCGCCGTCGCGGCCCGGTGGATCGGCTCGACGACCTTGGCCAGCATGCGCTCCTTGCCGGGCAACCGGTTGACCACGGCCAGCATGCGCATCGACATCCGCACCTGGCCCCGGCTGCGCAGCACCATGCGCTTGATGTTGGCCGGGCCGAGCTTCTGGTTGGCGGCGACGAACGGGCGCATCAGCCGCTCGTAGCGGGCCGGACCCTGGTCGAGGCCGGCCGCGGCCAGCTCGCCGGCCAGGACGTAGGCGCCGACCAGGGCGAGGCTGGTGCCCTGCCCGGACGCGGGGGAGGCGCAGTAGGCGGCGTCGCCGATCAGCGTGACCCGCCCACGGGACCAGCTGTCGAGGCGGGCCTGGCTGACCGTGTCGAAATAGAAGTCGGTGGCCCCGGGCAGCGCGTCGAGCAGGCGCGGCACCTCCCAGCCCTCACCGGCGTACGCACTGGTCAGGAACGCGTGTTGGGCCGCTCGCCCGCTGGGTCGCGGACCGCCGGGGTCGGTGAACAGGCACATCGCCTTGGCGTCGGCCTGGCCGGCGGTGCTGTAGACCAGCGCGGTCCGCCCCGGCCCGACATAGGTCAGCTCCTCGCGGTCGAGGCCGAGGTGGTTGGGCACCGACCAGATCGCGACGTAATGGCCGAGGTCGTGCACGCCGCCCCCGCCGAAGGCCAGCTCCCGGGTCCGCGAGCGCAGACCGTCGGCCCCCACCACCAGGTCGTACGCCGTGCGCTGCCCGCTCTCGAAGGTGACCTCGCCGCCGGCGGAGACGCCGGCCACCGCATCGCCGAACCGGAAGTCGACGCCGGACGCGCCCTCGCGCAGCAGCCGGGCCAGGTCGCCGCGGAGGAGCTCGGCGTCGTCGTGCACCCGGCCGCCGAACGTGTCGGCGTCCATGCTGGCCACCCGCCGGCCGGTCGCGTCGACCACCGAGCCGGTGCGCACCCCGGTGCGGTGCGCCCGCACCGACTCCAGCAGCCCCATCCGCTCGACCACGGCCAGCGCCGCGCCGCGGATGTCGACCTTGTAGCCGCCGTCGCGCGGGGACTCGGCCCGCTCGACGACCGTCACCCGCGCCCCGCGCTCGGCCAGCCACCAGGCGAGCGCGGTGCCCGCGATGCCGGCGCCGCAGACCAGGATCTTCGCGTTCTCGATGCGTGTCATGCCGCAGATGGTACGCACGTCTGAGACATATGTGCAAGACGATTGTTTCACACATGGTGGGCGGATTGTGATGCGAGGCTCGCGGGTAGTACCGCCGGAAAGCGACGGGCGGCTGGCTGCGGAGGTGGTGGGGATGGCGCGTCCGATCTGGACCGGCGTGATCAGCTTCGGACTGGTGGCGGTCCCGGTGCGGATGTACTCGGCGACCCGCGAGCACGAGGTCTCGTTCCACCAGTTCGAGAAGGGCACCAGCGACCGGATCCGCTACCAGCGGGTCAACGAGCGCACCGGCAAGGAGGTCGACTACGCCGACATCGTGAAAGGCGCCGACGTCGGCGGCGGCCAGTACGTGATCCTCGACCCGGACGAGCTCGACGCCGTCGCGCCCGGCCGGTCGCGCAGCCTGGAGATCCACGCGTTCGTCGACCTGGAGGAGATCGACCCGATCTACTACCAGAAGACCTACTTCCTCGGGCCGGGCAGCGACGAGTCGACCCGTACCTACGCGCTGCTGCGGGACGCGATGGCCGACGCCGGCCGGGCCGCGATCGGCACGCTGGTGATGCGCGGCAAGGAGTACCTCACCGCGATCCGCAGCGACGGCGACCAGCTCGTGCTGCAGACCATGTTCTTCGCCGACGAGGTGCGCGACCCCGGCGACATCGCCGACATCCCCGGCAAGGTGAAGCTGAAGCCGGCCGAGCTGAGCATGGCCGCGCAGCTGCTCGACTCGATGACCTCCGCGTGGAAGCCCGAGGAGTACCGCGACACGTACACCGATCGGGTCAACGAGCTGATCGAGGCGAAGAAGTCCGGCGAGGAGATCACCGAGACCGAGGCGGCTCCCGAGGCGACCGGCGTCAGCGACCTGATGGAGGTGCTGCGGCGCAGCGTCGAGGACGCCCGGTCGCGGCGCGGTGGTGCCGGCCGTGCTTCCGGCGCCGCTTCGAAGAAGGCGGCGAAGAAGGCCCCGGCCAAGAAGAGCGCTGCCAAGAAGGTGCCGGCGAAGAAGAGCACCGCGAGGAAGACGCCGGCCAAGGCCGCGGCGAAGAAGAGCACGAAGTCGTCCACTGCCAAGAAGTCGTCCGCGGCGAAGAAGACGACGGCGAAGAAGGCAACCCGCAAGGCTGCGTAGCGGGTGGCGACGGGGGCGTCATGATCGGTGTGGGCATCATCGGCACGGGCTACATCGCGGCGGCGGCGCACGGGCCGGTGGTGATGGCGTCCCGGGACGCCCACCTGGCGGCGGTGCTGTCCCGTCAGGAGGCGGCGGGCCGGGAGTTCCTGGCCGGGCTGGGCGCCGACGACGCGCGGGCGTACGACGATCTGGGTGCGTTCCTCGGCGACCCACGGGTCGAGCTCGTCATCGTCGCCTCGCCGGACGGGCTGCACTTCCCGCAGGCCGAGGCGAGCCTGCGGGCCGGCAAGCACGTGCTGGTCGAGAAGCCGATGGCGTTGAGCGTGGCCGAGGCCCGGACCTTGGTCGACCTGGCCGCGACCCA
Protein-coding regions in this window:
- a CDS encoding beta-ketoacyl-[acyl-carrier-protein] synthase family protein; protein product: MSTTPADVVVTGLGATTPLGGDVEALWQGMLAGRSGVRRIDDLVAGFAFADDLPAKIAAPMAVSPADVLTRVQARRMDRAEQAAFVAAAEAWAAAGAPGVEPERLAVAMGTGIGGVNTLLDQDDLIEARGPGKVSPLTVPMLMPNGPAAWISIEYGARAGVYTPVSACASGAEALALGARLIRDGEADVVIAGGAEAAINPLTIAGFAQARTLSRRNDDPQAASRPFDTERDGFVLGEGAGAMVLERADFAAARGARVLGRLAGFGITADGYHITGPDPTAAGQIRAIRKALADAGLSPTDIVHVNCHATSTVVGDVGESAAVVAALGPDAVLTAPKSSIGHLVGAAGAVEGIVALLSAVEGVIPRTLNLESKDKDVTLDVVAGDTRRVRPGPVLSNSFGFGGQNVSVIFTP
- a CDS encoding Ku protein; its protein translation is MARPIWTGVISFGLVAVPVRMYSATREHEVSFHQFEKGTSDRIRYQRVNERTGKEVDYADIVKGADVGGGQYVILDPDELDAVAPGRSRSLEIHAFVDLEEIDPIYYQKTYFLGPGSDESTRTYALLRDAMADAGRAAIGTLVMRGKEYLTAIRSDGDQLVLQTMFFADEVRDPGDIADIPGKVKLKPAELSMAAQLLDSMTSAWKPEEYRDTYTDRVNELIEAKKSGEEITETEAAPEATGVSDLMEVLRRSVEDARSRRGGAGRASGAASKKAAKKAPAKKSAAKKVPAKKSTARKTPAKAAAKKSTKSSTAKKSSAAKKTTAKKATRKAA
- a CDS encoding AAA family ATPase yields the protein MSPPLLTAADPLPTRPHRVLVAGTSGSGKTTVARQTATTLGAPHIEIDSLFHGPGWTPRPTFEADVERFAAQPEWVTEWQYSAVRARLAARADLLIWLDLPRGVVMRQLTRRTFVRRFRRQELWNGNVESPLWTVFTDRDHILRWAWRTHHANSARVLHLAQDRPDLPVVRLRDRDEARAWLTGPLRKSTT
- a CDS encoding ATP-binding cassette domain-containing protein — translated: MTAIEVSGLRKAYGKHTVLDGIDLHVAEGSVFSLLGPNGAGKTTTVEILTTLQAPDAGRIVVGGHDLARNPEGVRSAIGVTGQFSAVDNILTGRENLQLMADLRHLGKRAGRQRVSDLLERFDLVDAAGRPASTYSGGMRRRLDLAMTLVGTPRIIFLDEPTTGLDPRSRHTMWQSIRELVAAGTTIFLTTQYLEEADQLADRIAVLNGGVLVAQGSPTELKRLVPGGHVRLQFSDPARLDHAAGRFADGTRDDDALTLDVPGDGGVASLRTLLDRLAYERVEPDGLAVHTPDLDDVFLALTATAPASPAALSTKDGAR
- a CDS encoding TetR/AcrR family transcriptional regulator C-terminal domain-containing protein, whose translation is MSTAVPPRLRGRRTRALILEQAVHLFAERGFDQVNVAEIAAAAGAHPHQITYYFGSKDALFVHAAFLMLLRDAARIEPIGRRQRTPAAFRAALARTALALPSVPAVVEAMSITRRRPELRSLAEQNLTVLFRQAEHYLTAILTRRGWSVDRAPEVEARTFWSAVLGARLIAESGYPGTSADVDVAGVLTVHA
- a CDS encoding FAD-dependent oxidoreductase → MTRIENAKILVCGAGIAGTALAWWLAERGARVTVVERAESPRDGGYKVDIRGAALAVVERMGLLESVRAHRTGVRTGSVVDATGRRVASMDADTFGGRVHDDAELLRGDLARLLREGASGVDFRFGDAVAGVSAGGEVTFESGQRTAYDLVVGADGLRSRTRELAFGGGGVHDLGHYVAIWSVPNHLGLDREELTYVGPGRTALVYSTAGQADAKAMCLFTDPGGPRPSGRAAQHAFLTSAYAGEGWEVPRLLDALPGATDFYFDTVSQARLDSWSRGRVTLIGDAAYCASPASGQGTSLALVGAYVLAGELAAAGLDQGPARYERLMRPFVAANQKLGPANIKRMVLRSRGQVRMSMRMLAVVNRLPGKERMLAKVVEPIHRAATAIDLPSY
- a CDS encoding DUF4097 family beta strand repeat-containing protein, encoding MPTFDTPTPIDVEISIIVGHVRVTASERDTTEVEVRPGNNNARSRKMVEETQVAYADGRLTVRTPKGLARWFAGSSGRIEVDIAVPAGSRLTGSTDAGDLRVVGALGETRYKSGFGALRLGETGRLRLETGAGDITVDRAAGDAEVTTGTGRVHVGKVEGASVVKNSSGETWIGEAVGTLRANGANGSIDVDRVTGGATLKTANGSLRVREAVRGQVTLDTAAGSIEVGIPTGTAAWLDLDVKNGAVRNNLAGTTGPDETDEKVEIRARTYFGDISIQRA
- a CDS encoding toxin-antitoxin system HicB family antitoxin, translated to MDLTPYVDKLREELAVAAEAGGEEARALAERLTAPLDSAVRLAFLEALSAAADEITRELAPGSVDVRLRGRDPQFVVAVVPSGTTATPTPAPAEPAVDEALTAGAASARINLRLPDELKSRVEAAAASGHVSVNTWLVRAAAAALDADRHRPATSAPDGGAGQRFTGWVR
- a CDS encoding LacI family DNA-binding transcriptional regulator encodes the protein MAGTGRPTMAEIAKEANVAISTVSKVLNGHTDVSAATRSRVERLLAERGYRRPRAVRRAGRGSDLVDLVINDLDSVWGLEILSGVEEVLEAAGHALVVSTVHNRQSLTRRWVESALARGSLGAILVLSELTGRQHADLDRRGLPIVVVDGVSQPPPEVASIGATNFAGGYAAAEHLISLGHRRIGAIGGPERLQCTRARIAGYRAALESAGLPVDRQLVRYGNFMHEGGLRGAQALLALPDPPTAIFAGSDQQATGVYEAVRRAGRTIPADVSVVGFDDLNFAEWTAPPLTTVRQPLHEMGVAAARTLLRIVNGERLESTRIELATHLVVRGSTA
- a CDS encoding ABC transporter permease, coding for MTTAMLDSVTLFRRDITHALRFPMMTISGIGTAAFFLLLFVGVFGDALGADFLPEGGGRYVDYIAPGIILMAAGTGTAATAIKINQDMQEGLIARLRTMSIARMSVLTGQVVGSLVRTILSVVLVVGVALALGFRPSATPVEYLAALGVFAMLTFALTWLAVAFGLLTKTVAGANSLSLILQFLPLISSAFLPTDSMPAGVAWFAEHQPYTPVIETIRGLLMGSGIGDSALWAVGWCVVLSIVGFFWSRALYNRPRGT